The following coding sequences are from one Pelmatolapia mariae isolate MD_Pm_ZW linkage group LG4, Pm_UMD_F_2, whole genome shotgun sequence window:
- the si:dkey-204f11.64 gene encoding guanine nucleotide-binding protein G(I)/G(S)/G(O) subunit gamma-5, with amino-acid sequence MSNNSAANSSLVIAQKAVKQLRLEASVRRIKVSQAAAELKNFCLQNAHKDPLLTGVPSSDNPFRPPKSCVLL; translated from the exons ATGTCGAACAACAGCGCCGCCAACAGCAGTTTAGTCATCGCTCAGAAGGCAGTGAAACAGCTTCGTCTGGAGGCCAGCGTCCGCCGGATAAAG gtttctCAGGCTGCTGCAGAACTGAAAAACTTCTGTTTGCAAAATGCCCACAAAGACCCGCTCCTCACCGGGGTGCCCTCCAGTGATAATCCTTTCAGGCCTCCCAAGTCATGTGTCCTCCTCTGA